A single window of Malus sylvestris chromosome 5, drMalSylv7.2, whole genome shotgun sequence DNA harbors:
- the LOC126620951 gene encoding protein LAZ1-like isoform X1, whose product MKITPFLEFITQLAYTPPTWASLVCGVFVLITLTLSIYLVFEHLSAYKNPEEQKFLIGVVLMVPCYAIESILIWCSFQLVSLLNPSISVYCEILRDCYESFAMYCFGRYLVACLGGEERTVEFMEREGRASSKTPLLEHSSEMRTVKHPFPMNYILKPWKLGQWLYQVVKFGIVQYMLIKSLSAIVAVILEAFGVYCEGEFKWGCGYPYIAVVLNFSQSWALYCLVQFYAVTKDELARIKPLAKFLTFKSIVFLTWWQGVAIALLYALGLFKSPIAEGLQFKTSVQDFIVSIEMGIASVVHLYVFPAKPYEMMGDRFPGTVSVLGDYVSADCPLDPEEVRDSERPTKLRLPTPNIDVKSGMTIRESVRDVFIGGGGYIVQDVKFTVTQAVEPVEKGFTRFNEKLHKISQNIKKHDKEKRKTRDDSCISTSPTRKVIRGIDDPLLNGSMSDSGVARVKRPHRRKSGSTSAESGGESSSDQSYGGFQVRGRRWVTRD is encoded by the exons ATGAAGATAACACCATTTCTCGAATTCATTACCCAGTTGGCCTACACACCTCCTACGTGGGCAAGTCTAGTTTGTGGTGTATTTGTACTCATCACTCTCACCCTTTCAATTTATCTTGTATTTGAGCACCTTTCTGCATACAAAAATCCTGAG GAGCAAAAGTTTTTAATTGGTGTTGTCCTCATGGTTCCGTGCTATGCAATAGAATCg attcTAATTTGGTGTTCTTTTCAGTTAGTATCTTTATTGAACCCTTCGATAAGCGTTTATTGTGAGATTCTACGGGATTGCTATGAATCCTTTGCCATGTATTGCTTTGGAAGGTACCTGGTTGCATGCTTGG GTGGGGAAGAGAGGACTGTTGAATTCATGGAAAGGGAAGGACGTGCAAGTTCTAAGACTCCCCTATTAGAACACAGTTCTGAAATGAGAACTGTTAAGCATCCTTTTCCAATGAACTATATCTTGAAACCATGGAAACTTGGTCAATGGTTGTACCAAGTTGTCAAATTCGGAATTGTTCAGTAT ATGTTAATTAAGTCTCTCAGTGCTATTGTAGCAGTTATCCTTGAAGCTTTTGGTGTATACTGTGAAGGTGAATTTAAATGGGGATGTGG GTATCCTTATATTGCGGTGGTTCTGAATTTTAGTCAGTCATGGGCTTTGTACTGTCTTGTTCAGTTTTACGCTGTTACAAAAGATGAACTAGCTCGCATAAAACCATTAGCCAAGTTTTTGACATTTAAATCAATTGTGTTTTTGACATGGTGGCAAGGTGTGGCAATTGCTCTTCTCTATGCCTTGGGTTTGTTCAAAAGCCCTATAGCTGAAGGCTTGCAGTTTAAGACAAGTGTTCAAGACTTCATCGTTTCTATAGAG ATGGGCATTGCTTCGGTTGTTCACCTATATGTTTTTCCTGCCAAACCTTATGAGATGATGGGAGATCGTTTCCCTGGAACTGTCTCTGTTCTTGGAGACTATGTATCGGCTGACTGTCCTTTGGATCCGGAGGAGGTTAGGGACAGTGAACGCCCCACAAAGCTACGCCTCCCCACTCCTAACATTGATGTCAAGAGCGGCATGACCATCAGAGAGAGTGTTCGGGACGTTTTTATTGGTGGCGGGGGATAT ATTGTGCAAGATGTGAAGTTCACAGTAACACAGGCAGTGGAGCCGGTAGAGAAGGGGTTCACCCGGTTCAACGAGAAGCTACACAAGATCTCCCAAAACATTAAGAAACATGACAAGGAGAAACGAAAGACAAGGGATGACAGTTGTATATCCACATCACCTACACGGAAGGTGATTCGTGGGATAGACGACCCTCTCTTGAATGGAAGCATGAGTGACAGTGGGGTTGCAAGGGTAAAGAGGCCTCATCGCCGCAAATCTGGATCTACTAGTGCAGAAAGCGGTGGAGAGAGCAGTAGTGATCAGAGTTATGGTGGGTTTCAGGTAAGAGGCCGTCGGTGGGTAACCAGAGACTGA
- the LOC126620951 gene encoding protein LAZ1-like isoform X2, with protein MKITPFLEFITQLAYTPPTWASLVCGVFVLITLTLSIYLVFEHLSAYKNPEEQKFLIGVVLMVPCYAIESLVSLLNPSISVYCEILRDCYESFAMYCFGRYLVACLGGEERTVEFMEREGRASSKTPLLEHSSEMRTVKHPFPMNYILKPWKLGQWLYQVVKFGIVQYMLIKSLSAIVAVILEAFGVYCEGEFKWGCGYPYIAVVLNFSQSWALYCLVQFYAVTKDELARIKPLAKFLTFKSIVFLTWWQGVAIALLYALGLFKSPIAEGLQFKTSVQDFIVSIEMGIASVVHLYVFPAKPYEMMGDRFPGTVSVLGDYVSADCPLDPEEVRDSERPTKLRLPTPNIDVKSGMTIRESVRDVFIGGGGYIVQDVKFTVTQAVEPVEKGFTRFNEKLHKISQNIKKHDKEKRKTRDDSCISTSPTRKVIRGIDDPLLNGSMSDSGVARVKRPHRRKSGSTSAESGGESSSDQSYGGFQVRGRRWVTRD; from the exons ATGAAGATAACACCATTTCTCGAATTCATTACCCAGTTGGCCTACACACCTCCTACGTGGGCAAGTCTAGTTTGTGGTGTATTTGTACTCATCACTCTCACCCTTTCAATTTATCTTGTATTTGAGCACCTTTCTGCATACAAAAATCCTGAG GAGCAAAAGTTTTTAATTGGTGTTGTCCTCATGGTTCCGTGCTATGCAATAGAATCg TTAGTATCTTTATTGAACCCTTCGATAAGCGTTTATTGTGAGATTCTACGGGATTGCTATGAATCCTTTGCCATGTATTGCTTTGGAAGGTACCTGGTTGCATGCTTGG GTGGGGAAGAGAGGACTGTTGAATTCATGGAAAGGGAAGGACGTGCAAGTTCTAAGACTCCCCTATTAGAACACAGTTCTGAAATGAGAACTGTTAAGCATCCTTTTCCAATGAACTATATCTTGAAACCATGGAAACTTGGTCAATGGTTGTACCAAGTTGTCAAATTCGGAATTGTTCAGTAT ATGTTAATTAAGTCTCTCAGTGCTATTGTAGCAGTTATCCTTGAAGCTTTTGGTGTATACTGTGAAGGTGAATTTAAATGGGGATGTGG GTATCCTTATATTGCGGTGGTTCTGAATTTTAGTCAGTCATGGGCTTTGTACTGTCTTGTTCAGTTTTACGCTGTTACAAAAGATGAACTAGCTCGCATAAAACCATTAGCCAAGTTTTTGACATTTAAATCAATTGTGTTTTTGACATGGTGGCAAGGTGTGGCAATTGCTCTTCTCTATGCCTTGGGTTTGTTCAAAAGCCCTATAGCTGAAGGCTTGCAGTTTAAGACAAGTGTTCAAGACTTCATCGTTTCTATAGAG ATGGGCATTGCTTCGGTTGTTCACCTATATGTTTTTCCTGCCAAACCTTATGAGATGATGGGAGATCGTTTCCCTGGAACTGTCTCTGTTCTTGGAGACTATGTATCGGCTGACTGTCCTTTGGATCCGGAGGAGGTTAGGGACAGTGAACGCCCCACAAAGCTACGCCTCCCCACTCCTAACATTGATGTCAAGAGCGGCATGACCATCAGAGAGAGTGTTCGGGACGTTTTTATTGGTGGCGGGGGATAT ATTGTGCAAGATGTGAAGTTCACAGTAACACAGGCAGTGGAGCCGGTAGAGAAGGGGTTCACCCGGTTCAACGAGAAGCTACACAAGATCTCCCAAAACATTAAGAAACATGACAAGGAGAAACGAAAGACAAGGGATGACAGTTGTATATCCACATCACCTACACGGAAGGTGATTCGTGGGATAGACGACCCTCTCTTGAATGGAAGCATGAGTGACAGTGGGGTTGCAAGGGTAAAGAGGCCTCATCGCCGCAAATCTGGATCTACTAGTGCAGAAAGCGGTGGAGAGAGCAGTAGTGATCAGAGTTATGGTGGGTTTCAGGTAAGAGGCCGTCGGTGGGTAACCAGAGACTGA